Proteins encoded together in one Drosophila albomicans strain 15112-1751.03 chromosome 2R, ASM965048v2, whole genome shotgun sequence window:
- the LOC117576929 gene encoding nuclear transcription factor Y subunit gamma isoform X2 has translation MDDEFKLCWKNFQDNIASGFQNLYDRGDLVDVTLACDGKLLQAHKIVLAICSPYFQEIFTTNPCQHPIIILKDVSFNIMCELLEFMYQGVVNVKHTELQSFMKIGQLLQIKGLATNSNTSPGSSGSEKSASQLTNAAGDEPHNSSSNSSNHNVSNSNNNNTPSNNNNNSSSSKTEAEHNDSKNSTQSNSRTSTASPNGCRTSISDPGSHLFAPGKRLAPAEFSSDSLSIYSRKQFRRSLTEHSGAGCSESGDNADAASMENALNSDEFFMPPIPQISMVESRYDLGSLKREGDNHHGAVAGPGSGSASSSSTSVNSLRNPFVPAFNLDYNNFYKPGNSSSSGGASNSNNVPGLGVSGVGVGAGSNNNSNSLGINVGGPATEYPNELYMPSDYSKNFANHMDIPSIAPGEHWFQGKLEFMLSQRGKPLLVHDGHTFGIQYVRKDKKYWQCNLSRKFNCKARVTTTDTGEIIVTNNEHCHTEIRQHLRKDYQRNKVMMNALINLSTNSFADLRRHNLVGLPVLPTMGSPNINEVVQNLHDLAKASAQQQQRAHEEALKYENDEQPLDCGMRNSAALEDMARTFMANNNNNKAAENDNNNIDNDLTKESNEWKCKNEGDDSHR, from the exons atggaTGATGAGTTTAAGCTTTGCTGGAAGAATTTCCAGGACAACATTGCCAGCGGCTTCCAGAATCTATATGATCGTGGTGATCTGGTCGATGTGACGCTTGCCTGCGATGGCAAATTGCTTCAAGCCCACAAGATCGTCCTGGCCATATGCAGTCCGTACTTCCAAGAGATATTTACAACGAATCCCTGCCAGCATCCAATCA TCATACTCAAAGATGTGAGCTTCAACATTATGTGCGAGTTGCTGGAGTTCATGTATCAAGGTGTTGTGAATGTGAAGCACACGGAGTTGCAATCGTTCATGAAGATTGGTCAGCTGCTTCAGATTAAGGGATTGGCAACCAATTCGAACACTTCACCCGGCTCCAGCGGATCAGAGAAATCAGCTAGTCAATTGACAAATGCCGCCGGCGATGAAccccacaacagcagcagcaacagcagcaatcacaacgtcagcaacagcaacaataacaacacccccagcaacaacaacaacaacagtagcagcagcaaaacagaaGCGGAACACAATGACTCCAAGAACAGCACACAGAGCAATTCACGCACTTCGACAGCATCTCCAAATGGTTGTCGCACCTCCATCAGCGATCCAGGGAGTCATCTCTTTGCGCCCGGCAAGCGTTTAGCTCCTGCTGAATTCAGCAGCGATTCGCTATCGATTTACTCGCGCAAACAATTCCGTCGCTCACTGACGGAACATTCCGGCGCCGGTTGCAGCGAAAGCGGGGACAATGCAGATGCGGCCAGCATGGAGAATGCCCTGAATTCGGACGAGTTCTTCATGCCACCCATACCGCAGATCTCGATGGTCGAATCACGCTACGATCTGGGCAGCCTGAAGCGTGAGGGTGACAACCATCACGGTGCTGTTGCTGGCCCAGGTAGCGGCAGTGCATCCTCGTCATCAACCTCGGTGAATTCGCTGCGCAATCCCTTTGTGCCTGCATTCAATCTGGACTACAACAACTTCTACAAACcgggcaacagcagcagcagcggcggtgCCAGCAATTCCAACAATGTGCCTGGTCTTGGCGTGAGCGGAGTTGGCGTCGGtgctggcagcaacaacaacagcaacagtctgGGCATCAATGTTGGTGGCCCGGCCACTGAGTATCCCAACGAACTGTATATGCCCAGCGACTACTCCAAGAACTTTGCCAATCACATGGACATTCCGTCAA TCGCACCCGGCGAGCACTGGTTTCAAGGCAAGCTCGAGTTTATGCTGAGTCAGCGCGGCAAACCGTTGCTCGTCCACGATGGTCACACGTTTGGCATTCAATACGTGCGCAAGGATAAGAAATACTGGCAGTGCAATTTGTCGcgcaaattcaattgcaaagcACGCGTCACCACCACGGACACCGGCGAGATCATTGTGACGAACAACGAGCATTGCCACACGGAGATACGTCAGCATTTGCGCAAGGATTACCAGCGCAACAAGGTCATGATGAATGCACTGATTAATCTGAGCACAAATAGTTTTGCCGACTTGCGTCGACACAATCTGGTGGGCTTACCGGTCCTGCCCACCATGGGTTCGCCCAATATTAATGAGGTTGTACAAAATTTACATGATCTGGCCAAGGCCTcggcgcaacagcagcagcgggcaCATGAGGAGGCACTTAAATATGAAAACGATGAACAGCCCCTGGACTGTGGAATGCGTAATTCGGCAGCACTGGAAGATATGGCCCGAACTTTTATGgccaataataacaacaacaaagcggcTGAGAacgataacaataatattgacAATGATTTGACCAAGGAAAGTAATGaatggaaatgcaaaaatgagGGCGACGACTCGCATCGATAG
- the LOC117576929 gene encoding broad-complex core protein isoform X1 → MDDEFKLCWKNFQDNIASGFQNLYDRGDLVDVTLACDGKLLQAHKIVLAICSPYFQEIFTTNPCQHPIIILKDVSFNIMCELLEFMYQGVVNVKHTELQSFMKIGQLLQIKGLATNSNTSPGSSGSEKSASQLTNAAGDEPHNSSSNSSNHNVSNSNNNNTPSNNNNNSSSSKTEAEHNDSKNSTQSNSRTSTASPNGCRTSISDPGSHLFAPGKRLAPAEFSSDSLSIYSRKQFRRSLTEHSGAGCSESGDNADAASMENALNSDEFFMPPIPQISMVESRYDLGSLKREGDNHHGAVAGPGSGSASSSSTSVNSLRNPFVPAFNLDYNNFYKPGNSSSSGGASNSNNVPGLGVSGVGVGAGSNNNSNSLGINVGGPATEYPNELYMPSDYSKNFANHMDIPSNGSNMVMLSTTSLLHGNCVFNRNNTVATQQGMKTYWLCKSYRISMCRARCITHLGRIISATGVHNHLPHMRGGSAGAVGACNANNTPNSSSSGNNSGSSSTTITPNPNPGQTSYSISDGSHIITPSTSGVEANHANTASGRLGSNLFANQTPPSPALPGGHHASLGANSVHHHHHHHLTQSLPNLLVQHHSSHGSSMEQHGMVGGSGPPPPQPPPASSSSSNSVIQNIMHNPNLMHLPMQSHPHHHHQQQQQQQQHSPHAQHHLELSAGSVLLPLSPAHMQQSPQSNRSSHSMHATESPLGMKSPPPPPPQTQSVETDQQQHVDINASADGSAESAATTAHVIDSITISPGSGHNFKIENI, encoded by the exons atggaTGATGAGTTTAAGCTTTGCTGGAAGAATTTCCAGGACAACATTGCCAGCGGCTTCCAGAATCTATATGATCGTGGTGATCTGGTCGATGTGACGCTTGCCTGCGATGGCAAATTGCTTCAAGCCCACAAGATCGTCCTGGCCATATGCAGTCCGTACTTCCAAGAGATATTTACAACGAATCCCTGCCAGCATCCAATCA TCATACTCAAAGATGTGAGCTTCAACATTATGTGCGAGTTGCTGGAGTTCATGTATCAAGGTGTTGTGAATGTGAAGCACACGGAGTTGCAATCGTTCATGAAGATTGGTCAGCTGCTTCAGATTAAGGGATTGGCAACCAATTCGAACACTTCACCCGGCTCCAGCGGATCAGAGAAATCAGCTAGTCAATTGACAAATGCCGCCGGCGATGAAccccacaacagcagcagcaacagcagcaatcacaacgtcagcaacagcaacaataacaacacccccagcaacaacaacaacaacagtagcagcagcaaaacagaaGCGGAACACAATGACTCCAAGAACAGCACACAGAGCAATTCACGCACTTCGACAGCATCTCCAAATGGTTGTCGCACCTCCATCAGCGATCCAGGGAGTCATCTCTTTGCGCCCGGCAAGCGTTTAGCTCCTGCTGAATTCAGCAGCGATTCGCTATCGATTTACTCGCGCAAACAATTCCGTCGCTCACTGACGGAACATTCCGGCGCCGGTTGCAGCGAAAGCGGGGACAATGCAGATGCGGCCAGCATGGAGAATGCCCTGAATTCGGACGAGTTCTTCATGCCACCCATACCGCAGATCTCGATGGTCGAATCACGCTACGATCTGGGCAGCCTGAAGCGTGAGGGTGACAACCATCACGGTGCTGTTGCTGGCCCAGGTAGCGGCAGTGCATCCTCGTCATCAACCTCGGTGAATTCGCTGCGCAATCCCTTTGTGCCTGCATTCAATCTGGACTACAACAACTTCTACAAACcgggcaacagcagcagcagcggcggtgCCAGCAATTCCAACAATGTGCCTGGTCTTGGCGTGAGCGGAGTTGGCGTCGGtgctggcagcaacaacaacagcaacagtctgGGCATCAATGTTGGTGGCCCGGCCACTGAGTATCCCAACGAACTGTATATGCCCAGCGACTACTCCAAGAACTTTGCCAATCACATGGACATTCCGTCAA ATGGCAGCAACATGGTGATGCTGTCCACCACCTCGCTGCTGCATGGCAATTGCGTTTTCAATCGCAACAACACCGTTGCCACGCAGCAGGGTATGAAGACCTACTGGCTGTGCAAATCGTATCGCATCAGCATGTGCCGTGCCCGTTGCATCACTCACCTCGGACGCATTATATCCGCCACTGGTGTCCACAATCATTTGCCGCACATGCGTGGCGGCAGCGCTGGCGCTGTTGGGGCttgcaacgccaacaacacaccgaacagcagcagcagtggaaaCAACAGCGGCTCTTCCTCAACGACCATCACACCCAATCCGAATCCTGGCCAGACCAGCTACAGCATCTCCGATGGCAGTCACATAATCACACCATCAACATCTGGCGTAGAAGCCAATCACGCGAATACGGCAAGCGGTCGTCTAGGcagcaatttgtttgccaaccAGACGCCACCATCGCCAGCTTTGCCTGGCGGACATCATGCGAGCTTAGGCGCGAATTCGGtgcatcatcaccatcatcatcacttGACGCAATCGCTGCCCAATCTGCTGGTGCAGCATCACTCGTCGCACGGCAGTAGCATGGAGCAGCATGGCATGGTGGGTGGCAGTGGTCCACCTCCGCCACAGCCGCCGCCGGCTTCGTCTTCGTCGAGCAACAGCGTCATACAGAACATTATGCACAATCCCAATCTGATGCATTTACCCATGCAGTCGCATCCAcatcaccatcatcagcaacaacagcagcagcagcaacactcgCCACATGCGCAGCATCATCTAGAATTGAGTGCGGGCTCGGTGCTCTTGCCACTTTCTCCAGCGCATATGCAACAAAGTCCGCAGTCGAATCGTAGCAGTCACTCCATGCATGCCACCGAATCGCCGCTGGGCATGAAGAGTcctccgccaccgccaccgcaaaCCCAGTCAGTAGAAACGgatcaacagcaacatgtgGATATCAACGCAAGTGCCGATGGAAGTGCAGAAAGTGCGGCGACAACAGCGCACGTGATTGATTCCATAACGATATCGCCGGGCAGCGGTCACAATTTCAAGATCGAGAACATCTAA
- the LOC117576932 gene encoding 26S proteasome non-ATPase regulatory subunit 6, which translates to MPTENLEEQGLEKNPNLELAQTKFLLTLAEHKQDAALKSKLLDAIRADNMAPWYEHICTELNWNTDKDLLARMREQNRIDIEQLDAAIEDAEKNLGEMEVREANLKKSEYLCRIGDKAAAETAFRKTYEKTVSLGHRLDIVFHLIRLGLFYLDHDLITRNIDKAKYLIEEGGDWDRRNRLKVYQGIYSVAVRDFKAAATFFLDTVSTFTSYELMDYPTFVRYTVYVSMIALPRNELREKVVKGSEIQEVLHGLPDVKQFLFSLFNCQYEQFYVHLAQVEKQLRSDYLVHPHYRYYVREMRILGYTQLLESYRSLTLQYMAEAFGVTVDYIDQELARFIAAGRLHAKVDRVGGIVETNRPDNKNWQYQATIKQGDLLLNRIQKLSRVINI; encoded by the coding sequence atgcctACCGAAAACCTTGAAGAACAGGGTCTGGAGAAGAACCCCAACTTGGAGCTGGCACAAACAAAGTTCCTGCTAACGCTGGCCGAGCACAAACAAGATGCTGCCCTCAAGTCAAAATTGCTAGACGCCATACGAGCCGATAATATGGCTCCGTGGTACGAGCATATTTGCACCGAGCTGAACTGGAATACGGACAAAGACCTACTGGCAAGAATGCGCGAGCAGAACCGCATTGACATCGAGCAGTTGGATGCCGCCATCGAGGATGCAGAGAAGAATCTGGGCGAGATGGAGGTGCGTGAGGCCAACCTCAAGAAATCAGAGTATTTGTGTCGCATTGGCGATAAGGCAGCTGCCGAGACCGCCTTTCGCAAAACCTATGAGAAGACTGTGTCATTGGGTCATCGCCTGGACATTGTCTTCCATCTGATTCGCTTGGGACTCTTCTACTTGGATCATGATTTGATAACTCGCAATATCGACAAGGCAAAGTATCTGATCGAGGAGGGCGGCGATTGGGATCGTCGTAATCGTCTCAAGGTCTATCAGGGCATCTATTCTGTGGCTGTGCGCGACTTTAAGGCAGCTGCCACTTTCTTCCTGGACACCGTCAGCACCTTTACCTCGTACGAATTGATGGATTACCCTACATTTGTACGCTACACCGTGTATGTGTCCATGATTGCGTTGCCGCGCAACGAACTGCGCGAAAAGGTAGTCAAAGGATCGGAAATACAGGAAGTTCTGCATGGCCTGCCCGATGTGAAGCAGTTTTTGTTCTCGCTCTTCAACTGTCAGTACGAACAGTTCTATGTGCATTTGGCTCAGGTGGAGAAGCAGCTGCGCTCGGATTATCTTGTTCATCCCCATTACCGTTATTATGTGCGTGAAATGCGCATTCTGGGTTACACCCAGCTGCTGGAATCATATCGCTCGCTCACTTTGCAGTACATGGCAGAGGCATTTGGCGTCACTGTAGACTACATTGACCAGGAGTTGGCACGTTTCATTGCGGCTGGCCGTTTGCATGCCAAGGTGGATCGCGTGGGCGGCATTGTGGAGACGAATCGACCCGACAACAAGAACTGGCAGTATCAGGCGACCATTAAGCAGGGTGATCTGTTGCTTAATCGCATCCAGAAACTCAGCcgtgttataaatatttaa
- the LOC117576931 gene encoding AP-2 complex subunit mu: MIGGLFVYNHKGEVLISRVYRDDIGRNAVDAFRVNVIHARQQVRSPVTNIARTSFFHIKRANIWLAAVTKQNVNAAMVFEFLLKIIEVMQSYFGKISEENIKNNFVLIYELLDEILDFGYPQNTDSGTLKTFITQQGIKSATKEEQMQITSQVTGQIGWRREGIKYRRNELFLDVLEYVNLLMSPQGQVLSAHVAGKVVMKSYLSGMPECKFGINDKIVMESKGRGLSGNSEAETSRSGKPVVVIDDCQFHQCVKLSKFETEHSISFIPPDGEFELMRYRTTKDISLPFRVIPLVREVGRTKMEVKVVLKSNFKPSLLGQKIEVKIPTPLNTSGVQLICLKGKAKYKASENAIVWKIKRMAGMKETQLSAEIELLETDTKKKWTRPPISMNFEVPFAPSGFKVRYLKVFEPKINYSDHDVVKWVRYIGRSGLYETRC; the protein is encoded by the exons ATGATTGGTGGTTTGTTCGTTTACAACCACAAGGGCGAGGTTTTAATCTCCCGTGTTTATCGCGATGACATCGGACGCAATGCCGTGGACGCCTTTCGGGTCAACGTCATCCATGCTCGCCAGCAAGTGCGTTCGCCAGTGACCAACATTGCGAGGACCAGCTTCTTCCACATTAAG cGTGCCAACATTTGGTTGGCTGCGGTCACCAAGCAGAATGTAAATGCTGCCATGGTATTTGAGTTCTTGCTGAAGATCATTGAGGTGATGCAGTCTTACTTTGGCAAGATCTCCGAGGAGAACATCAAGAACAACTTTGTGCTCATTTATGAGCTGCTGGACGAGATCTTGGATTTCGGCTATCCCCAAAATACGGATTCCGGCACTCTGAAGACGTTCATCACACAGCAGGGCATCAAGTCGGCCACCAAGGAAGAGCAGATGCAAATAACGTCGCAGGTCACCGGCCAAATTGGTTGGAGACGTGAGGGCATCAAGTATAGACGAAATGAGCTGTTCCTCGATGTGCTGGAGTATGTGAATCTGTTGATGAGTCCGCAGGGTCAGGTGCTGTCCGCTCACGTCGCCGGCAAGGTGGTCATGAAGTCGTACTTGTCAG GCATGCCCGAGTGCAAGTTTGGCATCAATGACAAAATAGTTATGGAGTCCAAGGGCCGCGGACTTTCGGGCAATTCGGAAGCTGAAACATCGCGCTCTGGCAAGCCAGTGGTCGTGATTGACGATTGCCAGTTCCATCAGTGCGTCAAGCTGAGCAAATTCGAGACGGAGCATTCGATTAGTTTTATACCGCCGGACGGTGAATTTGAGCTGATGCGCTATCGCACCACAAAAGACATTTCATTGCCATTCCGTGTCATACCGCTGGTGCGCGAAGTGGGACGCACAAAGATGGAGGTAAAGGTTGTACTCAAATCGAACTTTAAGCCATCGCTGTTGGGCCAGAAGATCGAAGTAAAAATTCCAACGCCCCTCAATACATCGGGCGTGCAGCTGATTTGCCTCAAAGGCAAGGCCAAGTACAAGGCATCGGAGAATGCGATCGTTTGGAAAATCAAACGCATGGCGGGCATGAAGGAAACTCAACTGTCGGCGGAAATTGAGCTGCTGGAGACGGATACCAAAAAGAAATGGACACGTCCACCGATTTCCATGAATTTCGAGGTGCCATTTGCACCGTCTGGCTTCAAAGTGCGCTATCTTAAAGTGTTCGAGCCTAAGATTAACTACTCCGATCACGATGTGGTCAAATGGGTGCGCTATATTGGCCGCAGCGGACTGTATGAGACGCGTTGTTAA
- the LOC117574802 gene encoding phosphatidylethanolamine-binding protein homolog F40A3.3, whose translation MNDIVPDVLDIEPPQGKLQVNYPVGVSVQDGNELTPTQVKDVPEVIWEAENEDQLYTLLMVDPDAPTRKDPKFREILHWAVINIPGNKVNLGQAVAEYVGSGPPEGTGLHRYIFLVYRQSKKIEESLHINNRTRAGRLNFNTRQFVAKHGLGELIGANHYEAQFDEYVLIRNKEFS comes from the exons ATGAACGACATTGTGCCAGATGTTTTGGACATTGAGCCTCCCCAGGGCAAATTGCAAGTGAACTATCCGGTAGGCGTGTCTGTGCAAGATGGCAACGAATTGACGCCCACCCAGGTGAAGGACGTGCCAGAGGTGATCTGGGAAGCGGAGAATGAAGATCAGCTGTATACGCTGCTCATGGTGGATCCGGATGCACCAACGCGCAAAGATCCCAAGTTCCGCGAGATTCTGCACTGGGCTGTTATCAATATACCCGGAAACAAGGTGAACTTGGGACAGGCGGTAGCCGAGTATGTGGGCTCTGGACCACCAGAGGGCACTGGACTGCATCGCTACATCTTTTTGGTGTATCGCCAAAGCAAGAAGATTGAGGAGTCGCTGCACATTAACAACCG CACTCGCGCTGGACGCCTCAACTTCAATACTCGCCAGTTTGTCGCCAAACATGGATTGGGCGAACTCATTGGTGCCAACCACTACGAGGCTCAGTTCGATGAATATGTGCTGATTCGCAACAAAGAATTCAGCTAG
- the LOC117574803 gene encoding protein D3-like: MDTSGIIPDIIDEKPKAKATVAFGGVQLDLGKELTPTQVKDQPTITWDAEAGALYTLLMVDPDAPSRADPKLREVLHWAVINIPGNNVAGGQVLAEYVGAAPADGSGLHRYVFLIFKQGDKITSDKIIPKTSREGRLNVKIRDYVSKYNFGAPVAGNFFQAQYDDFVPTLLAQVK, from the exons ATGGACACCAGCGGTATTATTCCCGACATCATCGATGAGAAGCCAAAGGCTAAGGCAACCGTCGCGTTCGGCGGTGTTCAGCTCGATCTCGGCAAGGAATTGACACCCACACAGGTTAAGGATCAGCCCACCATTACCTGGGACGCCGAGGCTGGTGCTTTGTACACTCTGCTCATGGTTGATCCCGATGCACCCAGCCGTGCTGATCCCAAGCTCCGTGAGGTTCTCCACTGGGCTGTGATCAACATTCCCGGTAACAATGTCGCCGGTGGTCAGGTGTTGGCCGAGTATGTTGGTGCTGCTCCAGCTGACGGAAGTGGCCTCCACCGTTATGTCTTCTTGATCTTCAAGCAGGGCGACAAGATCACCAGCGACAAGATCATCCCCAAGAC CTCCCGCGAGGGTCGCCTCAACGTCAAGATCCGTGACTACGTGTCGAAGTACAACTTCGGCGCTCCCGTGGCCGGCAACTTCTTCCAGGCCCAATACGATGACTTCGTGCCCACTCTTCTCGCCCAGGTTAAATAA
- the LOC117574801 gene encoding valacyclovir hydrolase — protein MLAGTQLGRVASRLMPRLSSMRSIYTERKVQVQGAGDLHIVECGNGARSLLLMPGALGSAWTDFKPQIEQLPKLLPDHTIIAWDPPGYGKSVPPQRKFGLDFFSEDADAAVQLMRALDRPKFSILGWSDGGITGLLLAGRYNDAVDKLAIWGSGAYLNEAEVKALQAIRDVAKWSPRMREPMEKVYGVERFAQLWAEWVDAACDIYKQRDGDFCRKEVSQVKAPTFILHGKKDPMIAAEHIPWLRERLPQARYHEFPEGKHNIHLRYAEEFNKLVADFFREK, from the coding sequence ATGCTGGCAGGCACTCAATTGGGACGTGTGGCGAGTCGCCTGATGCCGCGATTATCATCAATGCGATCCATTTACACGGAGCGAAAAGTGCAAGTTCAGGGCGCTGGTGACTTGCACATTGTGGAGTGTGGCAATGGTGCTCGTAGCCTGCTGCTTATGCCCGGTGCCCTGGGTTCGGCCTGGACTGACTTCAAGCCACAAATCGAGCAGCTACCCAAACTGCTTCCCGACCACACAATTATTGCCTGGGATCCACCGGGCTATGGAAAATCCGTGCCACCCCAGCGCAAATTTGGACTGGATTTCTTCAGCGAGGACGCCGACGCGGCTGTGCAACTAATGCGTGCCCTGGATAGACCCAAGTTCTCGATTCTGGGATGGAGTGATGGTGGCATTACAGGTCTGCTGTTAGCGGGACGTTACAACGATGCAGTGGACAAATTAGCTATTTGGGGCTCAGGCGCTTATCTCAACGAAGCGGAGGTGAAGGCACTGCAAGCGATTCGGGATGTGGCGAAGTGGTCGCCACGCATGCGCGAACCGATGGAGAAAGTCTATGGCGTGGAACGCTTCGCCCAGCTCTGGGCGGAATGGGTGGATGCCGCCTGTGACATTTATAAGCAACGCGACGGCGACTTTTGTCGCAAGGAAGTGAGCCAGGTGAAGGCGCCCACATTTATACTGCACGGAAAGAAGGATCCCATGATTGCCGCCGAGCATATTCCCTGGCTGAGGGAACGATTACCACAGGCGCGATATCACGAGTTTCCCGAGGGCAAGCACAACATCCATTTGCGATATGCGGAGGAGTTCAACAAACTGGTCGCCGACTTCTTCAGGGAGAAATAA